TCCCAGCAATTTTACAAGAACTTGGTTTGACATTTTCTTTTGATCGTCTAACTGCTGGGGTAATTGCCTTGAGTTTGAATAGTGCTGCATACATTGCCGAAGTTGTTCGTGCTGGAATTCAATCAATTGAACCAGGACAAGCAGAAGCAGCAAAATCATTAGGTTTAAGTTCTGTGCAAACTATGAGTTATGTAATTTTTCCCCAAGCTTTCCGGCGGATGATTCCACCTTTGGGGAATGAGTTTATCAGTTTGTTGAAAGATACTAGCTTAGTTTCTGTGATTGGGTTTGAAGAATTACTACGTAAAGGACAGCTAATTGTTGCTGATAACTATCGCGCTTTTGAAATTTACGCAGGTGTAGCAGTGGTTTATTTGTGTTTGACGCTACTTTCTTCCCAAGCATTTAGCCGATTAGAAGCTTGGATGAATCCCATCAAGCCCTAAGAGACTTTCAAAAATAATTTATCAAAATCTAGAGAATGATAATAAATATATTTAATAAAATTACAAGGATTGTATTATACCTTTATTATAGCAATTAGAAGTTATTGTTTAATTTTAATTAATATTTCGTAGCGAATCCAATAAAAAAGTTATGTAATATCAATCAGATAACACTATTGTTATCATGGACTTGTAATCATTAAGAAATGTGAATAGTAACTATAACCGTAAGTCAATTTAACTTAATGATTTCGTGCTTGCTATTTGAGGGCTGATTATGTCAGTACGGCAACGTTGTAATTAGAACTCAATAAATAGGTTTGAACTATTCAATGCAAGTCTAGTTTCGGCTGCATTGTAACAGTTCACCTTGCCAGCCAAAAATTAAAAACTTTTCATTAGAGGAGAAGCAAATGAGAAATTTGAAAGCAATCATAGACAAATCCTCATTGACTAGTGAAGTACCTGAGCATCATTTGTGGTGTTTCTTGTCGCCCTTCCTCTTTGTATGGGTATTGCGATCGCTTCGGGACTTCCGCCATCTCGCGGCTTAGTTACAGGAATAGTAGGCGGAATTCTTGTTGGTGCTGTTTCCGGTTCACCAATGCTTGTCAGTGACCCTGCTGCTGGGCTGGCTGTGATTGTTGCAGAAATAGTTAAAGAATATGGCATTGAAATGGTTGGGCCAATTCTACTGCTAGCGGGTTTAATCCAATTACTCGCAGGTATATTTAAACTTGGCCAGTTGTTTCGCGCTATGTCACCAGCTGTCATCTATGGAATGCTTGCAGGTATTGGGATATTAATCTTCGCTTCCCAATTTCATGTCATGCTAGACGACCAACCGCGGATACACGGCATTGAGAATTTAATTTCTATTCCCAACACCATTTACAAAGCTTTCTTCCCTATTGATGGTAGCGTTCATCACCTTGCAGCACTCATAGGTGTAATAACTATTATCATTCTTCTGCTGTGGGAAAAATTTAAACCCAATAGTTTAAAGTTGATACCTGGCGCGCTTGTCGGCGTTGTCATTGCCACCTTCATCGCTACAGTGTATAGATTACCGATTCAGTATGTTGATGTGCCTGGAAATCTAGCACAAGCAATTCAATTACCAACACTTGCCAGCTTACCACGCCTAATTCAGGCACCAGTTTTGCTAGATGCGATCGCGATCGCATTTATTGCTAGTACAGAAAGTTTACTTTCAGCCGTAGCAGTAGATCGATTGCATACCGGGACAAGAACCGATTTCGATCGCGAATTAACAGCCCAAGGAATTGGCAATGTTATATGTGGGTTCTTGGGTGCTTTGCCGATGACAGGAGTGATAGCCCGCAGTTCTGTAAACGTAGAAGCTGGTGCTAAAACTAGATTATCAACGATGCTTCACGGTTTATGGCTGTTAATTTTAGTAATTGCAGCCCCAACCTTACTCAAAATAATTCCCATTTCTAGTCTGGCAGCAATTCTAGTTGTTACTGGTTACAAACTAATCGAAGTAGAACATATTCGCCAGTTAAAGAAGTATGGACGTTTTCCTCTGGTAATATTTGCTGCTACTTTAATCGGGATTGTTGTTACTGACCTCATCACAGGTGTTTTAATTGGTATTCTGTTGACAGGAGTTTTACTAATTCACAAAATGTCTGTGCTAAATATCCAAATGATTAAGCACGAAAATAATCAGCGAATAGACATTCATTTACAAGGCGCGGCAACATTTGTGAGGCTACCAAAATTAGCGAACATTTTAGAACTGGTGCCTCCAGGAAGTGAATTACATGTTTATATGCAAGACTTGGCTTATATCGATCACTCTTGTCTAGACTTACTTTCGGTGTGGGCAAAACAACAGCAACAAATGGGAAGCACCTTAACTATGCAATGGGATCGTCTGATAGATCGTAATCGCAACCCATTTACTCTGTAACACTGAAGCTAGATTTTTTCTCACGGTAAGGTAGCACAGTTGTGCTACCGATTCGTATTTTATGTAATCAGCCAGGGGTTAAGATAGGTTTTATATAGGGAATTTGGATTGAGTTGTGGCCGAATCAACCAAAAAAATATGACAATTCTCAACGCTCGTAATTTATCCTTAGAAGAAATTCAACGTCTGTTTGGCTTTCAAGAACAGTACAGTGACTTATTAAAAGCATTGATGATTAAGACAACATAAAAGCCAAGGTAAAAATTTATGACTCAAGCCATACCCAAACTAGTAAGCTTTGAAGATTTTGCAGCTTGGCGTCCTCAAGGCGGAAGATACGAATTACATGATGGTGTGATTGTTGAAATGCCCCAACCAACTGGTGAACATGAAGATGTTGTTGGTTTTATCGCTAGAAAACTAACAGTAGAATTTGACCGATTAAATTTACCTTATACAATTCCTAAAACTGCGCTGATAAAGCCTTCTAATTCGTTATCTGCCTATTCTCCAGATGTATTGATATTAAATCGTCTTAATTTAGTGAATGAGCCGTTATGGAAAAAAGAATCAACTGTATCATATCCGGCATCAATTCCCTTAGTCGTTGAGGTAGTTAGTACCAATTGGGATGATGACTATTACACAAAACAAGGTAAGTATGAGGGTATTGGAATTCCTGAATATTGGGTTGTAGATTATCTCGGTTTAGGTGCTAAAAAGTTTACTGGCAATCCTAAGCAGCCTACTATGTCTATTTATCAATTAATCGATGGTGAATACCAAGTTACTCAATTTAGAGGTAAGGAACGCATCATCTCGCCTACTTTCCCAGAATTGAATTTAACCGCCGAACAGATTTTTCAAGCTGGAGGTTTGCCAAGTAGTTAAAATTATCGAGAGAGCTTTTTTACAACTTGTCTAATTACGAATTATGAATTACTCCGATCGCAATACACTTGACCAAAGCTACGATCGGGATAAATCTCAATCACTAAATCAACCGCTGTCGCATCTCTTACCAACGGCGTGATGAATAATTCCGGGTGCAGCGATCGCCAAAAGTAATTGACAAATTGCTCTATCTCTGCATTACTCATTCCCGACTTCCCCGCAGCAATCATCTGCTGTTCCGCCTGTTTGCGCCACTCCAAAGAACAGCGGTAATCGGTGGGATAAAGCACAATTAAACTGTCTAATCGCTCCCACAGTGGTAAATAATCGTGGAGGCGAAGATTCATATCACGAGCAAATGCTCTATCTTCATCTGTGACAATTGGCGGCGGCGCAGTATCAAATACATCTGACTCGATTGGTCGCACACCCACAAACCAACCTTCAAATAGTACAATATCTACACCCGTGACCATTTCTGGATTAGTGCGATCGCCAGCACCTCCATAAGCAGATTTATCAAAGCGGGGAAGCATCACTGGGCTTTGCAACTCACGGATTTGATCTAGTATATTTAAGCCTAAGTCTATATCGTGAGTTCCCGGTGGGCCGCGCCAAATTAAGCGAGGATCTTGCTGTGTCAAAAGCAAGCGATCGCTGTAAGTTTTATATAAGTCATCCAAAGATAAACTCACAGTCCTGTATCCCAAATGATCGAGAATCAAAATGAGAATTTTGGACATTGTGGTTTTACCAGTACCTTGTCCTCCCAATATTCCTTGAATCAGTGGGCGTCTCAACTGTTGGCGCTGCGATGCTAGTTTGATCCCCAAAGGCAGCCACAAGTCCCACAATACCTGTAACATTTCCTGGGGTTGTACTTGGAGAGTCGCTTGGCAGAATTCGCTAAAAGCTGGGAAGACAGATTTTAGTAAATGCGATCGCCTTTCGATCATTTCATCAACATTTTCTGGTACGATCCCAAAAGCTTTTGCCCTTAACCGATCTGCCAGCGCTGCTTCTCTTGCTTCTGGCTTCCAAGTTTCCCCCACCCCATTGTTTGCCAAAACACTCAGCCACAAATTCATAAATTCTCCATCTCACTACGATCCCAGCTTAAAAGCTTCGAGAAACAGGCTGTAGATGAAACCAACTTTGAGAAGATTTAGTGAGTCTACCAAGAGCGATCGCCTTTCCAAAAAGCTGCGACTATAAAATATCCGGCTGGTAATTTCGGTTAACAGTACTAAAAAAGCCGCTACCACAATATCCAAGAAACCTTCTTGTCCAGCGGTTGTGGAAACTGCGTTTCCCAGAAAAAAACCGAACAAACAACTAATTATCAGCAACGATAGCCGTCGCCAAGGATTTAAAAACCATTGCCCAAAGCGTGTAGCAATGGCATCGAACAAGTTGTTGAGACGAGTGTTTTGCATCAAAGGGACTTCTGGGAAAAGTCAAGATATCTTGAAATATATCTATATTAATGTAAGAAGGATATTGGTTTTAGCATCAGCTTGTTTGTTACTATTGTAGATATCTACTGGAATTGCAGTATTTATTTAAATTTGACCATTCTATCATCTTCACAGAAGTACAGTTTCTTAGAAGATGTTTGGAAACAATAAATATTTAGTTTGATCCCCACGAGCAAGCCTTAAAAAATGGGAAAATGATTCAAAATTCCCCTTTTTTAACGAAGCTGGTTCGTTAAACGGGTTTACTGACTTGTATTCATGTATGGAAGTAAGCTACTCGTAGCGTCTCCCAACAGGAGAATAAACTTGTGTAAATTTAGAAAGGAGGATCTTTAAGCACTGGCTAGATCGCCAGATACTTTCCAAAAATCCTCTTAGGGTGCTTTTAATAGCAGAAGATAAAATACACTACTTAGATTTATCTGACGTTTAGCGAAGGACGCCTTCTTGAGGCTGCTAGCGGTTTCAGGAAACTTTTATTTTTTTATACAAATGAGTTGACTGAATAAGTATCAAATTATCTTTTTTGATCCATACTTACGGTCAAAAGCCAAAGTAATGGATGTCTGTACCTCTCGTTTTTCCAACATCAAAGAGATTATATCCTTCAAATATTTTCTAATCAAAATGATATTTATCATACATTCGCTTTCCTAAAATTATGAAAGTTTATATTCGGCTATTTTGTGTGATTATCTTTTGGGATAATAGGCTACTATTTGGTCAAGCCTAGACAAAATATTTATTTCTAAATAACTATCAATATGAAATCTTCAGTGTATCGTAACGTCGGTATTACAACTTTGTGCTTGGGACTGCTTGTTGCTCTGGTGGGATGCTTTGGACTGAGCGTATCCTTTGAGTCCACCAACCCAGATACAAACCCAGATACATCTTCACAACTGCCAACAGAAACTCAAGAGTGGCAGACAACTTCGGTTTTGCCTGAAAAAGGGATTCCCGCTAGTCTATCTACTCCAGCACCTATCCCAACCAATCGAGTAGAACATAGCAGTAAAGAGAATACTTATCCTGTCTTGGCAGATCGTGATAAATCAGCAAGCATTGGCAAGGATCAAGGGACTTTGCGAATGAGCAATCAAACAAATCAGCCTGTACGGCTGGTTCTGCTGGCACGACAGTCAGTAGCAAAAGGAGCTAGTAAAAAACAAACTCACTACGATGTACCTGCACATTGGGATTTTGCTCCCGAAGAAGGTAGCGAGAAGGGACTGGTTCTATCCTTACCTCAGAATAATTTAAAGCTGGAGAAGGGAGATGTTTTAATTGCTTTTGCACAAGATGGTTCCCGTCGTTACTGGGGCCCTTATATTATTGGCGAAACTCAATTACCTAAGTGGAATTCCCAAAACAGAGAATGGCAACTTGTGCTGAGTCAATAGACTTATTGCAGAAGTAGAGAAAAGGGGGA
This portion of the Nostoc sp. GT001 genome encodes:
- a CDS encoding SulP family inorganic anion transporter; this translates as MVFLVALPLCMGIAIASGLPPSRGLVTGIVGGILVGAVSGSPMLVSDPAAGLAVIVAEIVKEYGIEMVGPILLLAGLIQLLAGIFKLGQLFRAMSPAVIYGMLAGIGILIFASQFHVMLDDQPRIHGIENLISIPNTIYKAFFPIDGSVHHLAALIGVITIIILLLWEKFKPNSLKLIPGALVGVVIATFIATVYRLPIQYVDVPGNLAQAIQLPTLASLPRLIQAPVLLDAIAIAFIASTESLLSAVAVDRLHTGTRTDFDRELTAQGIGNVICGFLGALPMTGVIARSSVNVEAGAKTRLSTMLHGLWLLILVIAAPTLLKIIPISSLAAILVVTGYKLIEVEHIRQLKKYGRFPLVIFAATLIGIVVTDLITGVLIGILLTGVLLIHKMSVLNIQMIKHENNQRIDIHLQGAATFVRLPKLANILELVPPGSELHVYMQDLAYIDHSCLDLLSVWAKQQQQMGSTLTMQWDRLIDRNRNPFTL
- a CDS encoding Uma2 family endonuclease translates to MTQAIPKLVSFEDFAAWRPQGGRYELHDGVIVEMPQPTGEHEDVVGFIARKLTVEFDRLNLPYTIPKTALIKPSNSLSAYSPDVLILNRLNLVNEPLWKKESTVSYPASIPLVVEVVSTNWDDDYYTKQGKYEGIGIPEYWVVDYLGLGAKKFTGNPKQPTMSIYQLIDGEYQVTQFRGKERIISPTFPELNLTAEQIFQAGGLPSS
- a CDS encoding glycerate kinase, which produces MNLWLSVLANNGVGETWKPEAREAALADRLRAKAFGIVPENVDEMIERRSHLLKSVFPAFSEFCQATLQVQPQEMLQVLWDLWLPLGIKLASQRQQLRRPLIQGILGGQGTGKTTMSKILILILDHLGYRTVSLSLDDLYKTYSDRLLLTQQDPRLIWRGPPGTHDIDLGLNILDQIRELQSPVMLPRFDKSAYGGAGDRTNPEMVTGVDIVLFEGWFVGVRPIESDVFDTAPPPIVTDEDRAFARDMNLRLHDYLPLWERLDSLIVLYPTDYRCSLEWRKQAEQQMIAAGKSGMSNAEIEQFVNYFWRSLHPELFITPLVRDATAVDLVIEIYPDRSFGQVYCDRSNS
- a CDS encoding DUF565 domain-containing protein, with product MQNTRLNNLFDAIATRFGQWFLNPWRRLSLLIISCLFGFFLGNAVSTTAGQEGFLDIVVAAFLVLLTEITSRIFYSRSFLERRSLLVDSLNLLKVGFIYSLFLEAFKLGS